The bacterium genome includes a window with the following:
- a CDS encoding FlgD immunoglobulin-like domain containing protein, whose amino-acid sequence MTRTIATVHSIVGGRGATVVAVALVLLAFAAPAAQAQTPSTLDTIRAISVTGVRPGDTFNVDFYLRNVDTLGAFNFRVTFNTSLIEPLTDTSISGLDTTINIEVSSLRTHSFETFSAGRPESDVMTFIAVDFDLFPVSTLYLPQAGSMVRSKWHVKPSATAGTTIIQFENDPSFPSSFNTMTDYRARIFKAPTLVNGSVTITTDTPPPQGAPVVQQPASPVSVGQGDLLTFTVTATDPDGDSLSLLAFNLPSGATFTPNNPVRGKALVTGTFRWTPSFSQSGSFVVSFQATDSAGLQSTPRNVTINVSEVPRDQLFTTSTPSLDPQGGVPGTVGVVIPINFVTIQSVYGVQFDFVYDPASFTPTQLQATDRLNGFSIYDNLGQVPGRLRVVAFSLVTDPVPSGNSSVLFNVIGNIPGDAVPGAYDITFENAFESVNPDPNVSSIELATENGKVFVDFYGDVNVDGRVDVADAVSVVGYILGDFTLTMRQFVAADVIQDALVDVFDLVEIINIIYGTATYNNLASGLPAIVSLTYDPHDGPNGSYRLSADLPSDVAGAQFDIKYDRKTMSLGSPERIGSAAGVNLYYRSAGNGSVRAVLLRNPFQEGSLIRSGNGDLLRIPVVAMSNGAVPNARIDEAKLADPEANKIEVAGIGPLPRSFALEQNYPNPFNAATVITFSIDAAGAVDSRLEIFNVLGQKVKTLHRGELPGQGSYSFTWDGTDEDGLSVASGVYFYRLSLGDKDETRKMVLLK is encoded by the coding sequence ATGACACGGACAATTGCAACGGTTCATTCGATCGTTGGCGGGCGCGGAGCAACCGTTGTCGCGGTGGCGCTCGTCCTGCTGGCGTTTGCGGCCCCGGCCGCCCAGGCGCAGACCCCGTCCACGCTGGACACCATTCGCGCCATCAGCGTCACCGGCGTTCGGCCCGGCGACACCTTCAACGTCGACTTCTATCTGCGCAACGTCGACACGCTCGGCGCGTTTAACTTCCGTGTCACGTTCAACACGTCGCTTATCGAGCCCCTGACCGACACTTCGATCTCGGGTTTGGACACGACGATCAACATCGAAGTCTCATCACTTCGCACCCATTCGTTCGAAACATTCTCGGCCGGCCGTCCCGAGAGCGACGTGATGACGTTTATCGCGGTGGACTTCGATCTTTTCCCCGTGTCGACGCTCTATCTCCCGCAGGCGGGATCGATGGTGCGGTCGAAATGGCATGTGAAACCGTCCGCCACGGCCGGCACGACCATCATCCAGTTCGAGAACGATCCGTCGTTTCCGTCCTCGTTCAACACGATGACCGACTACCGGGCGCGCATCTTTAAGGCGCCCACGCTGGTGAACGGGAGTGTGACGATCACCACCGATACGCCGCCACCCCAGGGGGCGCCGGTGGTTCAGCAGCCGGCCTCGCCGGTCAGCGTCGGACAGGGGGATCTTCTCACCTTCACGGTTACGGCGACCGACCCGGACGGCGATTCTCTCAGTCTGCTGGCCTTCAACCTGCCCAGCGGCGCCACCTTTACCCCAAACAACCCGGTGCGGGGCAAAGCGCTGGTCACCGGGACGTTCCGTTGGACGCCGAGCTTCAGCCAGTCCGGCTCCTTCGTCGTCAGTTTCCAGGCGACCGACAGCGCCGGACTGCAAAGCACGCCGCGCAATGTGACGATCAATGTCTCCGAAGTGCCGCGCGACCAGTTGTTCACCACTTCGACCCCGTCTCTGGATCCACAGGGCGGTGTGCCGGGAACCGTCGGCGTGGTGATCCCCATCAACTTCGTGACCATTCAATCGGTCTACGGCGTGCAGTTTGACTTCGTCTACGACCCGGCATCGTTTACGCCGACCCAACTGCAGGCGACCGACCGTCTGAATGGCTTTTCGATCTATGACAACCTCGGCCAGGTGCCGGGGCGACTGCGGGTGGTGGCCTTTTCTCTGGTAACGGACCCTGTTCCGTCGGGTAACAGCAGCGTCCTGTTCAACGTCATTGGCAATATTCCCGGTGACGCCGTCCCCGGCGCCTACGACATCACGTTCGAAAACGCCTTCGAGTCGGTCAATCCCGACCCGAATGTCTCATCGATTGAACTGGCGACCGAAAACGGCAAGGTGTTCGTCGACTTCTACGGTGACGTCAACGTCGATGGCCGTGTCGATGTCGCCGACGCCGTCAGCGTGGTCGGCTACATCCTCGGCGATTTCACCCTCACGATGCGGCAGTTTGTCGCCGCCGACGTGATCCAGGATGCCTTGGTCGACGTCTTCGATCTGGTCGAGATCATCAACATCATCTACGGCACCGCGACCTACAACAATCTGGCCTCCGGTCTCCCGGCGATTGTCAGTCTGACGTATGACCCTCACGACGGTCCCAACGGATCGTACCGCCTCTCGGCCGATCTGCCCAGCGATGTCGCCGGGGCGCAGTTCGACATCAAGTATGACCGCAAGACCATGTCGCTGGGGTCGCCCGAACGGATCGGCTCGGCCGCGGGGGTCAATCTCTACTACCGCAGCGCCGGCAACGGCAGCGTGCGCGCGGTGCTCCTGCGCAACCCGTTCCAGGAAGGCTCGCTGATCCGGTCTGGGAACGGCGACCTGCTGCGCATCCCGGTGGTGGCCATGTCGAATGGCGCCGTGCCGAACGCGCGCATCGACGAGGCCAAACTGGCCGATCCTGAAGCCAACAAGATCGAAGTGGCCGGCATCGGTCCGCTGCCTCGCTCGTTTGCGCTGGAGCAGAACTACCCGAACCCGTTCAACGCCGCGACCGTCATCACCTTCTCGATCGACGCCGCCGGCGCAGTGGACAGCCGCCTGGAGATCTTCAACGTGCTCGGCCAGAAGGTCAAGACCCTGCACCGCGGCGAGTTGCCGGGACAGGGAAGTTACTCCTTCACGTGGGACGGCACCGATGAGGACGGTCTCTCGGTGGCCAGCGGGGTCTATTTCTACCGCCTCTCGCTGGGCGACAAAGACGAAACCCGGAAGATGGTGTTGTTGAAGTAA